The following are from one region of the Cytobacillus firmus genome:
- a CDS encoding aminoglycoside adenylyltransferase domain-containing protein, producing the protein MRELPIAVNDLLNKYMKLFNEYMPNQLAGLYLHGSLALDAYIEGSSDIDFIAVTHRGLTQSELEKAEEIHKIIADNYQFPEMDGVYITQNDHGKLGECYFYNNGKMNYGHFLNPVTWWLLNKKGIAIYGDLPVTEINDNDLVSYTYENMNTYWANRIRTIEKSIDELTRIAESEVDKEIEWTVLGLLRQFYTLREKDIISKLGAGEYSLKHLPEEWHPIILDATNIRSGKEDRHYAGKLERMEEAIKLSKYIINQSAEIKNR; encoded by the coding sequence ATGAGAGAACTTCCAATAGCAGTTAATGATCTGCTGAATAAGTACATGAAACTATTTAATGAATATATGCCTAATCAGCTTGCAGGTCTTTATTTGCATGGATCGCTTGCACTGGATGCTTATATAGAAGGATCAAGCGATATTGATTTTATTGCGGTTACACATAGAGGGTTAACCCAATCAGAATTGGAAAAGGCTGAGGAGATTCATAAAATAATAGCTGACAATTATCAGTTTCCTGAGATGGATGGGGTTTATATAACTCAGAATGATCACGGGAAACTTGGTGAATGTTATTTTTATAATAACGGTAAAATGAATTATGGGCATTTCCTGAATCCAGTCACCTGGTGGCTTTTAAATAAGAAGGGAATTGCCATTTACGGTGATCTTCCGGTTACAGAGATAAATGACAATGATTTGGTTTCATACACTTATGAAAACATGAATACATATTGGGCAAATCGAATCCGGACAATCGAGAAATCGATTGATGAACTTACACGAATAGCTGAATCGGAGGTTGATAAGGAAATTGAATGGACGGTGCTCGGTTTATTGCGGCAGTTTTACACATTGAGGGAAAAGGATATTATTTCTAAACTAGGGGCCGGGGAGTACTCCTTAAAGCATTTGCCGGAAGAATGGCACCCAATCATACTGGATGCCACCAATATTCGCAGCGGTAAAGAAGATAGACATTATGCAGGAAAGCTTGAACGAATGGAAGAGGCTATTAAACTGTCAAAATACATTATAAACCAATCAGCAGAAATCAAAAATAGGTGA
- a CDS encoding ABC transporter permease yields the protein MCLLHLPAKNGGINIKFNQFKMMFLAQLKLTLREKQAWFWGIFFPVILMVIFMVIFSENSDEEFKTEVALVDPSPNPASEMMISQISELPVFEVKSGNPVTRDKAEEWVKDQEVDAAIILPESAEASSVFLVVNKENEQGAAAQAVSGILDKFVQQANLLAAGASPKYDLQYESITSGTNELDYTDFLLTGMIALSIAQGGMFGMVDLVEMRRKGLIKRLRMTPANMGIFGLSDMVMRLLFSIVQIILLSLIGVLVFGANLYINPFTLIIVFLIGALSFNALGYFFSSFSKTTEAYMGVANICSFLMMFLSGVFFPIETMPEWIQPISAVLPLTYFADGLRESMVYETGIATASLWAGIAVMVIWGAVTFLLGSVLYKRKAIAADR from the coding sequence ATGTGTTTATTGCATTTACCGGCAAAGAATGGAGGGATTAACATTAAATTTAATCAATTTAAAATGATGTTTCTGGCGCAGCTGAAATTAACTCTTCGTGAAAAGCAGGCATGGTTCTGGGGCATCTTTTTCCCTGTTATTTTAATGGTCATCTTTATGGTCATTTTCAGCGAAAATTCAGATGAAGAGTTTAAAACAGAGGTTGCTTTAGTCGATCCAAGCCCGAATCCGGCTTCCGAGATGATGATATCTCAGATCAGTGAGCTTCCTGTTTTTGAGGTGAAATCAGGTAACCCTGTTACGAGGGATAAAGCGGAGGAATGGGTAAAAGATCAGGAAGTGGATGCCGCCATTATCCTGCCCGAGTCAGCGGAAGCATCCTCTGTGTTTCTTGTTGTCAATAAAGAAAATGAACAGGGTGCAGCAGCCCAGGCTGTTTCCGGCATTCTGGATAAGTTTGTGCAGCAGGCTAATTTACTGGCTGCAGGTGCCTCTCCTAAATATGATCTGCAATATGAATCGATTACATCAGGCACCAATGAACTGGATTATACAGATTTCCTTTTAACCGGAATGATTGCTTTATCCATTGCCCAGGGCGGCATGTTTGGCATGGTGGACCTGGTGGAAATGCGCAGAAAGGGATTAATCAAGAGACTGCGCATGACGCCGGCCAATATGGGCATATTCGGGTTAAGCGATATGGTTATGAGACTTTTGTTCAGCATTGTGCAGATTATCCTGCTCTCATTAATAGGAGTGCTTGTGTTCGGTGCCAATCTTTATATAAACCCTTTTACACTGATTATAGTCTTTTTGATCGGCGCTCTATCCTTTAATGCTCTTGGCTACTTCTTCTCCTCCTTCAGCAAAACGACCGAGGCTTATATGGGCGTAGCCAATATCTGCAGCTTTCTCATGATGTTTTTAAGCGGCGTGTTTTTCCCTATTGAAACGATGCCTGAATGGATTCAGCCGATTTCGGCTGTTCTGCCGCTCACCTATTTCGCTGATGGGTTACGAGAAAGCATGGTGTATGAAACCGGCATAGCTACGGCGTCACTTTGGGCAGGAATTGCCGTGATGGTGATTTGGGGTGCGGTTACATTCCTATTGGGGTCGGTGCTTTATAAAAGGAAGGCAATTGCTGCAGACAGATAA
- a CDS encoding sensor histidine kinase, with translation MDTRWKNRFIIVMIMVLFAFGASGVLAVLINAREYANPDYFHTAEFRSEMDQYAGYLELYELNNVTIEKAKEAIELTEEEINEHRYRYGTLPEQIDSIKSQYEPRIEEAKAENSNEIAKSLKDQMYKKIEDVTKNFESDEHVRTKVIKEKEEKLEEFYKEKEQLRDQYDYYKDSFTYYFKDTATGEVYTNLTLAKNESPDEVMDKEMLYHTDYTMDKDYFLNFIIGGYDEFNQALVESQSGYFKGQIGLAKNLPDSNMFIDRNNHFKQKQTVLLIYGGSAILAVIAALIAARKSKALSAEIKRWEPLYNKMPIDLRITFLGLTAIGSILALFLVNDFLIDSYNFLSRVMELIIVLLGASVVCGMTIVQLKYIAGEFKDLESAKSVLKKSLMYRAASGLKTSLQEAFLNRSTGTQLFVVLLIIFGMGMGSIIMFFHPLFVLFYILVLAFAGIPLVMALIRRVGYFNRIVKTADELASGHMGQDLPVKGKGVLASLAGNMNVLKHGVKTSLSEQAKSERLKTELITNVSHDLRTPLTSIITYTELLKSGEVSEDDRSAYLEIIDRKSKRLKVLIDDLFEVSKMATGNIELRKERVDLVQLLQQALAEHDNAIRESNLQFRVTKPDPPAIANVDGQKLWRVFDNLIGNILKYSLEHSRVYIALAKVNGQAVITFKNVSKYELDDQSEELYERFKRGDKSRHTDGSGLGLAIAKSIIDLHEGNLDIDTDGDLFKVSISLKLEE, from the coding sequence TTGGATACAAGATGGAAAAATAGATTCATCATTGTGATGATAATGGTTTTATTTGCTTTCGGAGCAAGCGGTGTTTTGGCAGTTCTGATTAATGCGAGGGAATATGCAAACCCGGATTACTTTCACACAGCAGAGTTCAGAAGTGAAATGGATCAATATGCCGGCTATCTGGAATTGTATGAACTGAATAACGTGACTATTGAAAAAGCGAAAGAAGCGATTGAGCTGACGGAAGAGGAAATTAATGAACATCGCTATCGTTATGGAACACTTCCTGAACAAATTGATAGTATAAAGAGCCAATATGAGCCCAGAATTGAAGAAGCAAAAGCGGAGAACAGCAATGAAATTGCCAAATCTTTAAAAGATCAAATGTATAAAAAAATTGAAGATGTCACGAAAAACTTTGAAAGTGACGAACATGTACGCACCAAAGTAATTAAAGAAAAAGAAGAGAAATTGGAAGAATTTTATAAAGAGAAAGAACAGCTCAGGGATCAATACGATTACTATAAGGATTCATTTACCTATTATTTCAAAGACACTGCGACAGGTGAGGTATACACTAATTTAACCCTGGCCAAGAATGAATCTCCGGATGAAGTAATGGATAAAGAAATGCTCTATCATACAGATTATACGATGGATAAAGATTATTTCCTTAATTTTATTATAGGGGGATATGACGAGTTCAATCAGGCACTGGTCGAATCTCAATCAGGCTACTTTAAGGGACAGATAGGCCTGGCTAAAAATCTTCCTGATTCAAATATGTTCATTGACCGGAATAATCATTTTAAGCAAAAACAGACTGTATTATTAATTTATGGCGGCTCAGCGATTTTAGCTGTTATCGCTGCATTGATTGCTGCCAGAAAGTCAAAGGCCCTGTCAGCTGAAATCAAAAGGTGGGAGCCATTATACAATAAGATGCCTATTGATTTACGGATCACCTTTTTAGGCTTAACCGCAATAGGAAGCATTTTGGCGCTTTTTCTGGTAAACGATTTTCTTATAGACAGCTACAACTTCCTTTCACGTGTAATGGAATTAATCATTGTTCTCCTTGGAGCATCAGTTGTTTGCGGCATGACAATTGTTCAGCTCAAATATATTGCAGGTGAATTTAAGGACTTGGAAAGTGCAAAGTCAGTTTTGAAAAAGAGTCTGATGTATAGGGCGGCCAGCGGTTTGAAAACCAGCCTCCAGGAAGCTTTTTTAAACCGGAGCACAGGAACGCAGCTGTTTGTTGTTCTATTAATCATCTTTGGAATGGGCATGGGTTCCATTATCATGTTCTTCCACCCGCTGTTTGTCCTGTTTTATATACTAGTTTTAGCTTTTGCGGGTATTCCTCTTGTTATGGCATTAATCAGACGCGTTGGCTATTTTAACCGGATTGTTAAGACTGCAGATGAATTGGCTTCCGGCCACATGGGACAGGACTTGCCGGTTAAAGGAAAAGGCGTTTTGGCTTCACTCGCAGGAAACATGAATGTATTGAAGCACGGTGTAAAAACGTCCCTTAGCGAGCAGGCAAAAAGCGAAAGGCTGAAAACGGAGCTTATTACAAACGTTAGCCATGATTTAAGGACACCGTTGACTTCCATTATTACGTACACGGAGCTGCTGAAGTCAGGTGAGGTATCAGAAGATGATCGCTCTGCCTACCTTGAGATCATTGACCGGAAATCTAAACGGTTAAAAGTTTTGATTGATGATTTATTCGAAGTCTCCAAGATGGCAACCGGCAATATTGAGCTTCGAAAAGAAAGAGTGGACCTGGTCCAGCTGCTGCAGCAGGCTCTTGCAGAGCATGATAATGCCATCAGGGAATCTAATCTGCAATTCCGCGTCACGAAGCCTGATCCTCCGGCTATCGCGAATGTGGATGGCCAAAAGCTCTGGCGTGTGTTTGATAATTTAATAGGCAATATCCTTAAATATTCATTGGAACATTCACGGGTTTATATTGCCCTTGCGAAAGTCAATGGCCAGGCAGTCATTACATTTAAAAATGTTTCTAAATACGAACTGGATGACCAGAGTGAAGAATTGTATGAGCGATTTAAGCGGGGAGATAAATCAAGGCATACAGATGGTTCAGGCCTGGGGCTCGCCATTGCCAAGTCGATCATTGACCTTCATGAAGGGAATCTCGATATAGATACAGATGGTGATTTGTTCAAGGTGAGCATTTCACTGAAATTAGAGGAGTAA
- a CDS encoding TraB/GumN family protein — MSEENITRIHLDGKEYILIGTAHVSKHSAEQVKEVIEAEQPASVCVELDEQRYQSITEGSKWKEMDIIQVIKEKKASLLLMNLAISSFQNRMADQFGIKAGQEMIQGIESAKETGAKLVLADRNIQITFARIWGNLGLKGKSLLLSQVIASIFSKDTITEEELEKMKNQDTINAILNEFTDSFPRLKKPLIDERDQYLAQKIKDAPGEKIVAVLGAAHVPGIKEEIKKEQNMAKLNERPPKSNVPKIIGWSIPVFILAIIAYTFFANPSAGLAQTISWIIWNGSLSALGAAIAMGHPLTILTAFVAAPITSLNPLLAAGWFAGLTQAYMRRPNVRDFETLTEDVFSVKGFWRNKVSRILLIVVLSNLGSSLGTFIGGADVIRVFFENL, encoded by the coding sequence ATGTCAGAGGAAAACATAACGAGGATTCATTTAGACGGCAAGGAATACATACTGATTGGAACAGCACATGTGTCAAAGCACAGTGCAGAACAGGTGAAGGAAGTCATTGAGGCTGAACAGCCTGCCTCTGTTTGTGTGGAATTGGATGAACAGAGATATCAGTCGATTACAGAAGGCAGTAAGTGGAAGGAAATGGATATTATTCAGGTGATTAAGGAAAAGAAGGCGTCATTGCTTTTAATGAACCTGGCGATTTCATCCTTTCAAAATCGTATGGCCGATCAGTTTGGCATAAAGGCTGGCCAGGAAATGATCCAGGGAATTGAGTCAGCCAAGGAAACAGGGGCAAAGCTCGTTCTCGCTGACCGCAATATCCAAATTACCTTTGCAAGGATATGGGGCAACCTTGGATTAAAAGGAAAATCACTGCTTCTCAGTCAGGTAATAGCAAGCATTTTCAGCAAAGATACCATAACTGAAGAAGAACTTGAGAAAATGAAGAATCAGGATACAATAAATGCGATTCTAAATGAATTTACTGATAGTTTTCCGCGACTGAAGAAACCACTCATTGACGAGCGGGATCAATACCTCGCGCAGAAAATTAAAGATGCGCCAGGAGAAAAAATTGTTGCGGTGCTGGGGGCGGCCCATGTACCGGGAATCAAAGAAGAAATCAAAAAAGAGCAGAATATGGCCAAATTGAATGAGCGCCCGCCGAAATCCAATGTTCCAAAAATCATTGGCTGGAGTATTCCGGTATTCATTTTAGCCATCATCGCCTATACCTTCTTCGCAAATCCATCTGCGGGTCTTGCGCAGACGATCAGCTGGATAATCTGGAATGGGTCCTTGTCAGCACTTGGAGCTGCTATTGCAATGGGGCATCCGCTAACGATTCTGACTGCATTTGTTGCAGCACCGATCACTTCGCTGAATCCCCTTCTTGCAGCAGGCTGGTTTGCCGGACTGACACAAGCATATATGAGACGCCCCAACGTTAGAGATTTTGAGACCTTAACTGAAGATGTATTCAGTGTTAAGGGATTTTGGAGAAACAAAGTGAGCAGAATATTACTGATTGTTGTTCTATCCAATCTGGGCAGCTCACTGGGAACCTTTATTGGGGGAGCCGATGTAATCAGAGTGTTTTTTGAAAATTTATAA
- a CDS encoding DUF3231 family protein: MPGGNKQDKLTAAEHATLWSQYVNDSLSVCISRYFLNHVNDKKIRKVLEFALKLSESHIEKIEGFLSRENQPIPVGFTDKDVHVDAPLLFTDIFMGVYIHIMSIHGGTRYAGAIGNSTRQDIRKYMKQVIGESLELFDRTSDVLIEKGVIVKPPILNNQHEIYFIEKQSYLTGWFGKRRPINSIEISGIYVNMQKMMMKVVLELGFGQVAQSREVQKYMERSRLICRKHLEILSDLLKQSNLNIPRTFEAEVTDSTIPPFSDKLMMYHISTLLSASIGFYGEAMSMTQRRDIAALYAKMIAEVGILAEDGMNIMIDHGWFEKPPMATDHEDLSKKK, translated from the coding sequence ATGCCTGGCGGAAATAAACAAGACAAGCTTACTGCAGCTGAACACGCAACCCTTTGGTCGCAATATGTAAATGATAGTCTTTCTGTTTGTATTTCGCGGTATTTTTTAAACCATGTAAATGACAAAAAAATCCGCAAAGTACTTGAATTTGCCCTTAAATTATCTGAAAGCCACATAGAAAAGATTGAAGGGTTTTTATCCAGAGAGAATCAGCCAATCCCTGTTGGGTTTACTGACAAAGATGTTCATGTGGATGCTCCGTTATTATTTACTGATATTTTTATGGGGGTATATATCCATATTATGTCTATACATGGGGGTACCCGATATGCAGGTGCAATAGGCAATTCCACCCGGCAAGACATCAGAAAGTATATGAAGCAGGTGATTGGTGAATCACTTGAATTATTTGATCGCACTTCAGATGTGTTAATTGAAAAAGGCGTGATCGTCAAACCGCCGATATTGAATAACCAGCATGAAATTTACTTTATAGAGAAACAGAGTTACTTAACAGGCTGGTTCGGAAAGCGGAGACCAATAAATTCGATTGAAATAAGCGGAATTTACGTAAATATGCAGAAAATGATGATGAAGGTTGTTCTAGAACTTGGTTTTGGACAAGTTGCTCAATCCAGGGAAGTTCAAAAATATATGGAAAGAAGCAGGCTGATTTGCCGCAAACATCTTGAAATTTTGTCTGATCTTTTAAAACAGTCGAATTTGAATATACCCAGGACATTTGAAGCAGAAGTAACGGATTCAACCATTCCTCCATTTTCTGATAAACTTATGATGTATCATATTTCAACACTTCTATCAGCCTCTATTGGATTTTATGGGGAAGCGATGTCAATGACGCAGCGAAGGGATATTGCAGCACTATATGCAAAAATGATTGCCGAAGTTGGAATTCTGGCAGAAGACGGAATGAATATTATGATAGACCACGGCTGGTTTGAAAAGCCGCCTATGGCTACTGACCATGAAGATCTGTCAAAGAAAAAGTGA
- a CDS encoding NUDIX hydrolase, which translates to MTQNEIVLVASTSIIQEGKVLMIKENKATVKNKWNFPSGHVEKGEDILEAACREVKEETGLDVLLTHTTGIYNFISSTDHQVILFHFIGQITGGFLSLQEEEIVDSKWVNLSNFESFKDEELREAKVMRQILDAIKAEKLYPLELFHTKLS; encoded by the coding sequence ATGACACAGAACGAAATCGTGCTTGTTGCCAGTACATCAATTATACAAGAAGGCAAAGTGCTGATGATCAAAGAGAATAAAGCCACAGTAAAGAATAAATGGAATTTCCCGTCCGGCCATGTTGAAAAAGGAGAAGATATCCTTGAGGCTGCCTGCAGGGAAGTGAAAGAAGAAACAGGCCTGGATGTTTTGCTGACTCATACAACTGGAATCTATAACTTTATCAGCAGTACGGACCATCAGGTCATCTTATTTCATTTTATTGGTCAAATAACAGGGGGCTTTTTGAGCCTTCAGGAAGAAGAAATAGTCGATAGCAAATGGGTGAATCTATCAAACTTTGAAAGCTTTAAGGACGAGGAACTCCGTGAAGCCAAAGTCATGAGGCAAATCCTTGATGCCATAAAAGCTGAAAAGCTTTATCCCCTCGAACTGTTTCACACAAAGCTAAGCTGA
- a CDS encoding metal-dependent hydrolase, with translation MNGTAHAAIGAAAGYVVANTVHASPSATLLLVGLGSVSGLIPDLDIDGKLRDRLTLSHEVVQTVAQIIGILMIIYSFYEGSAKEKWLGMAIGIGMTAISSKIRQKHMLTITGVGVLAGGISLQELWLILFGIYILIASFVSHRSYTHSVLGVIFFAFISSRFEMSLGIEGVYYTCLAGYISHLIADLKILPFNKRGVKLFLPLSSKEI, from the coding sequence TTGAATGGTACCGCCCATGCAGCAATTGGAGCAGCAGCAGGATATGTGGTTGCGAACACTGTTCATGCCAGCCCCTCTGCAACCCTTTTATTAGTCGGCCTCGGGAGTGTTTCAGGATTAATCCCTGATCTCGACATTGATGGAAAACTCCGCGACCGGCTTACTCTATCACATGAAGTCGTTCAGACGGTGGCCCAAATCATAGGAATTTTAATGATTATTTATAGTTTTTATGAGGGCTCCGCAAAAGAGAAATGGCTTGGAATGGCTATCGGAATCGGAATGACCGCCATCTCATCAAAAATCAGGCAAAAGCATATGCTCACCATTACAGGAGTTGGCGTCCTGGCCGGTGGAATCTCGCTGCAGGAACTTTGGCTCATATTATTTGGGATTTATATATTGATAGCTTCCTTTGTTTCCCACCGCAGTTATACTCATTCCGTGCTGGGGGTTATTTTCTTCGCATTCATTTCTTCCAGATTTGAAATGTCCCTTGGCATAGAAGGAGTCTATTATACCTGTCTTGCCGGTTACATAAGCCACTTGATTGCCGATTTAAAAATCCTGCCCTTTAATAAGAGAGGGGTAAAGCTATTTCTTCCCCTTTCATCGAAAGAGATTTAA
- a CDS encoding GyrI-like domain-containing protein: MCNVVSKEFKAVVIRNSGLFKDYAHLVPEAAQAFLKQGHLVQNSSGLEVTLYEPKRGEDHLKGTFFTGYLVHEKAEMLPNGMEYIDAVHTYASIRGKTAEMGDLHSRLNGWLSENDRQQSINQYIIEVYYSAANEEEEAEVFIPIKD, from the coding sequence ATGTGCAATGTGGTATCAAAAGAATTCAAAGCAGTTGTCATAAGAAACAGTGGTTTATTTAAGGATTATGCCCATTTGGTGCCTGAAGCAGCTCAGGCTTTTTTAAAGCAGGGCCATCTTGTTCAAAACAGCAGCGGTTTAGAAGTGACCCTTTATGAACCTAAGAGAGGAGAAGACCACTTAAAGGGTACCTTTTTTACGGGGTATTTAGTTCATGAAAAAGCAGAAATGCTGCCAAATGGGATGGAGTATATAGATGCCGTGCACACTTATGCATCGATTAGAGGAAAGACTGCTGAGATGGGGGATTTGCATAGTCGGCTTAACGGTTGGCTAAGTGAGAACGATCGCCAGCAGTCTATTAACCAATATATTATTGAAGTTTATTATTCAGCTGCAAATGAAGAGGAAGAGGCAGAAGTTTTTATTCCAATCAAAGATTAA
- a CDS encoding response regulator transcription factor: MDNYNVLVVDDEKEIRDAIEIYLKNEGVTVLKAKDGIEALEILNEQQVHLIILDVMMPRLDGISATYKIREKKNIPIIILSAKTEDTDKILGLQVGADDYVTKPFNPMELVARVKSQLRRYVTFGTFEGVKKVIDLNGLMLDKEAKAVTVNGEPVKLTPIEYKIVELLMTNAGRVFSIDEIYERVWNEPCYNAENTVAVHIRKIREKIEIDPKNPRYLKVVWGIGYKMEK; encoded by the coding sequence ATGGATAACTATAATGTACTTGTCGTAGACGACGAAAAAGAGATCAGGGACGCCATTGAAATTTATCTTAAAAATGAAGGCGTCACCGTTCTAAAAGCAAAGGATGGAATCGAAGCTCTGGAGATTTTGAATGAGCAACAGGTGCATCTGATCATTTTGGATGTCATGATGCCAAGGCTGGATGGCATTTCGGCTACATATAAAATTCGCGAGAAGAAAAACATCCCGATCATCATCCTGAGTGCTAAAACAGAGGATACCGATAAAATCCTTGGGCTGCAGGTTGGGGCTGATGATTATGTGACCAAGCCCTTTAATCCGATGGAATTGGTTGCCCGCGTGAAATCGCAGCTGAGAAGATATGTGACATTCGGAACGTTTGAAGGAGTTAAAAAGGTCATTGATCTGAACGGACTTATGCTCGATAAGGAAGCAAAAGCAGTGACTGTTAATGGAGAGCCGGTGAAATTGACTCCAATTGAGTATAAAATTGTGGAGCTTTTAATGACAAACGCCGGACGTGTTTTCTCCATAGATGAAATTTATGAACGAGTATGGAACGAACCATGCTATAACGCGGAAAATACGGTGGCAGTGCATATTCGGAAAATCCGTGAAAAGATTGAAATCGATCCGAAAAATCCGAGATATTTAAAGGTGGTATGGGGAATTGGATACAAGATGGAAAAATAG
- a CDS encoding ABC transporter ATP-binding protein — protein MTVLEVRNLQKSFGSIQAVQDISFSVHAGEVFTIIGPNGAGKTTTLEMIEGLVSPDNGVIYFGDLAWNKHAISIKKKIGVQPQSSAMFDLLTPEENLNLFASFYDHARPAEEILEIVNLTEHRKNHVKKLSGGQRQRLAIGLALISDPEIIFLDEPTTGLDPQARRNIWDIILHLKELGKTTILTTHYMEEAEKLSDRVCIVDQGNVITLDTPSALIEKLTDEREIRLSFLDGEKAAEDADGFSKELASVSKTEREGAALKIWASKPEETLLDLFKFTKENSYGVEQVSIREMSLEDVFIAFTGKEWRD, from the coding sequence ATGACTGTTTTAGAGGTAAGGAATCTACAAAAATCCTTTGGTTCCATTCAGGCTGTCCAGGATATCAGTTTCTCGGTTCATGCCGGTGAAGTCTTCACGATAATAGGACCTAACGGAGCTGGTAAGACGACGACACTGGAAATGATTGAAGGCCTTGTGTCACCTGACAATGGCGTTATTTATTTTGGTGATCTCGCATGGAATAAGCATGCCATTTCGATAAAAAAGAAGATTGGTGTTCAGCCTCAGTCAAGCGCTATGTTTGATTTGCTGACACCAGAAGAAAACCTTAACCTTTTTGCTTCCTTTTACGACCATGCCCGGCCAGCAGAAGAGATTCTTGAGATTGTTAACCTGACGGAGCACCGCAAAAATCACGTAAAAAAACTTTCAGGCGGCCAGAGACAAAGGCTAGCCATTGGGCTGGCCCTGATTAGCGACCCGGAAATTATTTTTCTCGATGAACCGACTACAGGACTCGATCCTCAGGCGCGAAGAAATATTTGGGATATTATTCTCCACCTAAAAGAATTAGGCAAAACAACCATTTTAACGACACATTACATGGAAGAAGCGGAAAAGCTGAGTGACCGGGTATGCATTGTGGACCAGGGGAATGTGATTACACTTGACACCCCTTCCGCACTCATTGAAAAGCTGACAGATGAGAGGGAAATAAGACTGAGCTTTCTTGATGGAGAAAAGGCGGCTGAGGACGCTGACGGTTTTTCAAAGGAGCTCGCATCCGTTTCCAAGACAGAACGGGAAGGTGCCGCTCTGAAAATATGGGCATCAAAGCCGGAAGAAACCCTTTTGGACTTATTTAAATTTACTAAAGAAAACTCATACGGAGTGGAACAGGTCTCCATACGGGAAATGAGCCTGGAAGATGTGTTTATTGCATTTACCGGCAAAGAATGGAGGGATTAA
- a CDS encoding LysE family translocator, translated as MENLLLFLFMSFLLVILPGPDTGILIQNTISSGKKSGIKTMFGSVAGLMVHTMAVVFGLSALIVKSAYIFSFIKYAGAIYLIYLGIVSLKSLSNKQEPADMERAHKKNKSHFLQGFFTCVSNPKVAVFFLTFFPQFLSTEGNHFVQFLSMGLIYSLITIIWFFFYVYLIDFFRAWLKKPAVNNAIQGVSGMVLMGFGIKLALEKQP; from the coding sequence ATGGAGAATTTGCTATTATTTCTGTTTATGTCGTTTCTGCTCGTCATTTTGCCGGGACCCGATACAGGAATCCTAATTCAAAACACGATTTCAAGCGGGAAAAAAAGTGGCATTAAAACGATGTTCGGATCTGTCGCCGGGCTGATGGTCCATACAATGGCTGTCGTTTTTGGCTTATCTGCATTAATTGTAAAGTCTGCATACATTTTTTCTTTTATTAAGTATGCTGGTGCGATATATCTTATTTATTTGGGCATCGTTTCGTTAAAGTCTCTATCGAATAAACAAGAACCGGCTGACATGGAGAGAGCGCATAAGAAGAACAAATCGCATTTTCTTCAAGGCTTTTTCACTTGTGTGTCCAACCCAAAAGTGGCTGTATTCTTTTTAACTTTTTTTCCTCAATTTTTAAGCACGGAAGGGAATCACTTTGTGCAATTTCTTTCCATGGGCTTAATATATAGTCTTATAACAATCATTTGGTTCTTTTTCTATGTATATTTGATTGACTTTTTCAGGGCCTGGCTGAAAAAACCTGCTGTTAACAATGCGATTCAAGGAGTTTCTGGTATGGTTTTAATGGGATTTGGCATTAAATTGGCACTTGAGAAACAGCCTTAA
- a CDS encoding RNA polymerase sigma factor, giving the protein MDIAELYICHYKRLYHICFSMTRDAYLAEDIVQETFIKAMKKAGTIIDEEKAGAWLSVIARRTALDMIRREKRKAAVPMEQDTLESFCLITKQDVEQEVESGFALKEIKTAIRQLALNYQEVLLLKVDGGLKEQEIAAVLNLNPSTVKTRIFRARKQMRALTGLGA; this is encoded by the coding sequence ATGGATATTGCAGAGCTGTATATCTGCCATTATAAACGGCTTTATCATATATGCTTTTCGATGACAAGAGACGCATATCTTGCAGAAGATATCGTTCAGGAAACGTTTATTAAAGCTATGAAGAAGGCAGGAACAATTATAGATGAAGAAAAAGCAGGGGCATGGCTGTCTGTCATTGCCAGAAGAACCGCACTGGATATGATTCGGCGGGAAAAGCGGAAGGCTGCAGTGCCGATGGAGCAGGACACTCTTGAAAGCTTCTGCCTCATTACAAAGCAAGATGTCGAACAGGAAGTGGAATCAGGTTTTGCGCTTAAGGAAATCAAGACAGCCATCAGACAGCTTGCATTGAACTACCAGGAAGTACTTTTGCTCAAGGTTGATGGGGGGTTAAAAGAGCAGGAAATTGCCGCCGTTCTGAATTTAAATCCTTCAACTGTGAAAACGAGAATTTTCAGAGCAAGAAAACAGATGAGAGCTTTAACGGGATTAGGAGCTTAA